A single Neospora caninum Liverpool complete genome, chromosome VIIb DNA region contains:
- a CDS encoding putative peroxisomal-type ATPase, with the protein MRWFVVESIDLEMQDNEVSATGVRKVLSPPVGVVSRQSTDLLLQERKISRRLVPFSAHHFLGCPPLPVLPAIQEPLSRFLSFASSLLKQPSTSADGRSGRAGILLKGPRGCGKRTLARHACQQLGFHYKEIDGLAVSQGASGRAAAAGEAPTQADMNRLQVARQLTEAIQVTDEACGKPILQVSSTEVAEMCTGLVADDVHSLFYKVLHEKAEALMREQTLAIAGRVHPREACTSPSITPTMTAADFRRAVKAFRSDTVDNNVPSVQWQDVGGIERAKEEIRDYISLPLERPELFEGLKTRGGILLFGPPGTGKTLLAKAVATECGVNFISVKGPELLNMYIGESEKNVRKVFQKARACRPSVLFFDELDALLPRRGRTSDSAGVLDRIVAQLLAELDGLPNNVFVIGATNRIELIDKAVMRAGRLDRCVYIGIQQNRMPLLEALTRHMTLEETFEVPADPSPCTQGTDSVRRRLLDTVNSLIPPQFTGADCKGLCSVAGLLAAKEKINFVNAMSGSATSLRHVLLGVALVSFIQYCSCFGILLQSLWWGNKPSRL; encoded by the exons ATGAGGTGGTTTGTGGTTGAAAGTATTGACCTCGAAATGCAAGACAATGAAGTGTCGGCGACCGGTGTCAGGAAGGTACTTTCACCTCCTGTAGGTGTGGTCTCTAGGCAGTCCACAGATCTACTGTTACAAGAACGGAAAATCTCGCGACGCTTAGTTCCCTTCAGT GCACACCATTTTCTAGGTTGTCCTCCTTTACCCGTCCTTCCAGCAATCCAGGAGCCCCTTTCAAG ATTCCTCTCattcgcctcgtctctgcttaAGCAGCCTTCGACGTCTGCAGACGGCAGGTCCGGTCGCGCTGGCATTCTTCTGAAAGGCCCCCGAGG ATGCGGGAAACGGACACTAGCGCGGCACGCCTGTCAACAGCTTGGCTTTCACTATAAGGAAATCGATGGCCTCGCTGTTTCCCAAGGAGCATCTGGAAGAGCTGCGGCGGCAG GCGAGGCCCCTACTCAGGCGGACATGAATCGTTTACAG GTAGCCCGCCAATTGACAGAAGCCATCCAAGTCACTGACGAGGCATGTGGAAAGCCGATCCTGCAGGTTTCCTCGACAGAAGTGGCCGA GATGTGCACAGGCCTCGTCGCCGATGACGTCCATTCGCTCTTCTATAAGGTGCTTCACGAGAAGGCCGAAGCCCTTATGCGGGAGCAAACTCTTGCAATTGCCGGTCGAGTACATCCCCGAGAAGCCTGCACGAGTCCCTCCATCACGCCAACGATGACAGCAGCAG ATTTTCGGCGAGCCGTTAAAGCGTTCCGTTCAG ATACCGTTGACAATAACGTCCCAAGCGTCCAGTGGCAGGATGTAGGCGGTATCGAGAGAGCAAAGGAAGAGATTCGTGACTACATATCTTTGCCCCTCGAGCGTCCCGAGCTGTTCGAAG GATTAAAGACCCGAGGAGGAATCCTGCTCTTCGGGCCGCCTGGCACCGGCAAGACTCTTCTCGCAAAAGCTGTTGCAACCGAGTGTGGTGTAAATTTCATTTCTGTGAAAGGGCCGGAGCTTCTGAACAT GTACATtggcgagagcgaaaaaaacgttCGGAAGGTTTTCCAGAAAGCCAGGGCCTGTAGACCgtccgtccttttcttcgacgAACTAGATGCCCTG CTGCCCCGTCGAGGACGAACATCTGATTCTGCTGGCGTCCTTGACCGAATCGTCGCTCAACTTCTTGCAGAGTTAGACGGATTGCCAAACAAT GTGTTTGTCATTGGGGCCACCAATCGAATAGAACTGATTGACAAGGCTGTCATGCGTGCTGGTAGGCTGGACCGATGCGTATATATTGGTATCCAGCAAAATCGCATGCCGCTTCTTGAGGCCCTTACGCGACACATGACCCTTGAGGAGACCTTTGAGGTTCCTGCAGATCCTTCGCCATGTACACAGGGGACTGACAGCgtgcgtcgtcgcctgctgGACACAGTGAACAGCCTTATCCCTCCTCAATTCACAGGAGCCGACTGCAAAGGGCTCTGCAGTGTGGCtgggcttctcgccgccaaGGAGAAAATCAATTTTGTCAATGCCATGAGTG GAAGCGCTACATCGTTGCGTCATGTGCTTCTCGGGGTAGCACTTGTTTCATTCATCCAATACTGCTCTTGTTTCGGTATCCTCCTCCAAAGCCTTTGGTGGGGGAACAAGCCTAGCCGGTTGTGA